The Solanum lycopersicum chromosome 8, SLM_r2.1 DNA segment GAACGGTCTAGGAGATGATCAAGTGTTATGGGACTGGACGGTTAAGGCCGTCTTATCTGCCAATCCTTCTATTACATCAGACTACATATTGGTGGTTATGTATCATGCAAATATTAATCGTTTGGCTTTTTGGCGACCTGGAGATCTCAATTGGACTAATATTAATATTAGCGTGGACAGAATGGGTGATATCATGGATATGAATTATTATAAAGGTAAATTCTATTATGTTACTGTTGGGGGTGAATTCTGGGTTTTTGAAGTTCCAGGGCCTACCACCCCCAAACTCAAACCAACTGTAGAGTCACAATTGCTTTATTGGTGTGAAGATGATATCTTCCGTCATCATTCAGTTCAGTATTACCTAGTCGAGCTATCTGGTGCACTATCATTTGTTATTCGATATGCCTGTCAATTTGAGGATCATAGATATAAGACCTATAAATTTGAAGTCTTTGAAGTAGATTTAGTCAAGGGTGAATTAAAGATGGAGCCGATTAAAACCTTGGGAAATTTGGCCGTTTTTTTGGGTTCTAATGCATCATGTTCCATTGAATCGTCTAAATTTATTGGAATTAAgcctaattatatatattttacggATGATTGGCATGAGAAATTTCGCTGCTTAGATGGTGCTGGGAGAGATATGGGAGCTTACAATTTCGAAGATGGGAAAATTGAATCTATTTATTCCGATTTATCACTAAGTCATATTTGTCCACCAGCTTGGATTATGCCATTTCGAATAATGTGATTCCTAGTTTGtcggattatattttttttccataccgttaatctattttttcttcttagtttgttattttttaaaatttagtttgCAAATTTTAACTCTATCATTTGATTCCTACTTAACATTTTATCTCCTATGAAATTGAATAACTTTATTGTTAGAACGGAAAAAGATCTAAAATATGCTCGGAGTATTGCAAATGGTACAAAACTATCCTCCATACACCTATGGGCTTCAAAATGTCTTTCTCATACAcctattggcttcaaaataTGCTTATTTgacggttttaaatttaaactgtttaaatatttcttttaaatacttggcgctcaactattgattataatttaatttattaatatcatttataaaccaTATAACTATCCActcattaataattaaattctatccatttaataaactaattctaatatcaaaatagacctaaacactactaaaacacgatgaaattattcGAGTCTGAATCAAATCCCAATttaatttaggttgagccgcatATTAAGGAAGACACTTTTGAAGTTTTCCGGTAGAAATGTCAATGAAGGGGGAAAGTGAAGAGTGGAAGAAGCGGAATTATAGCCGTTAGCTTAGCTTATTTGCTATTGACTATATTATGATGACTCATATAAAAGTGTATATTCACAAACTTAgctttatttcaatttattatttataaactttactttatatttaactttatttatccatattttactgacactcaaaacttttttcctttttcgtCCGTAATGATATAATcagtataattttataaataattgcGGAGAGAATAAAaggtaataataatagaataaatgtGTCACGCGTACTTTATTATGAGCTATCAAAGCACGGCTTAGTCAATCGTTTAAATGAATTCGGAAAGAATAGGAAATAATAATAGAGTACATCTGTCCCAAAGTACTTAGCCACGAAATATTAAATCACGCTTATTTAATCAATAGTCGAATAAAATatcttcaaataattttaaaaataagaaaaaattgttcttAATTTTTCGTCTGGTGCATGATACTTGTATAAACAGATTGtagtttaaaatttgaagtttctGATTTGTTTACGTTAAgatcaaattatattaaatgtgttcacaattaattatatatatatatatttattattttttaatatataaatatatatatgagtacAGAGAATACTATTAGATTCTTGTGAACTCATAAATAATGGAGTAAAACTTTGGATCTGCATACAGACGGACTAAATTCGATGTATGactaagaataatttttttttattcaaattcaacatcattaattaggaaaattatttattgatttatcaTAATTGGTAGATTATCAATTTGTTCCTTGAGATATATACTTTTAGCACATTTAAcctttactttaattaattaaaatgtatgttttTACTCCCATTATATggaaaatatgttatatttaatctattttaagaaatacattATCCTCAAATATGCAGTAACAATACGAGTTTAATATAACCTATGGATAAATTAAGTGATAAAACTATTACTATTTGTGGGGGATGctatttttaatcataatttgGGTAACATCTTTGTTATACTAAAAAAACATCATGTTAAttgaactttttaaattttaaattcaatgtATTGCACAAAAAAAAAGGACCAAATTGTTGAGTGACATAACAAACACCTTGGCTTTAGGAATGGGTTCCAAATTAGTATTACAAATCCAGAAAATCTCTCTTAAAAATCAACAATTAACtaattctaattaattattactcTCCTTTCAATATCTACAGTAAAagtaaaatagtaaaaactgGTCCTTCTTTTGAAGTGGATTTGTAATTATCGATCTgatattcaaattataaaaatgaaaaaaatgattagagagtactttattttttaatagttgGTATATTACACGATAAGAATAATATAAACACAAATAATACTGAGTGAAAGCAAATAAATTAgatgcaaaaatatttttttaaaaaaatcatccataatgAGCGATTAGTCAAACATCTTTCTTTGCATAGAAAgtcatgatttatttttcatatatttatattgaatattaaatgtttttaataaatttttcgaCTTAGCCCTGTATCAACCaaacaaaaatgagaaaatgttGCATAGATTTGAAGTTGAGTCACtaacatattataaattataacaaagaGAATCAAATAGATTTATTTGATATCTAAGAAGATATGATATCTGAATTATGATTTGCTTTATGTTTAATTAGCTTAATGATGcatcacattttttttctcctttaaacTTTGAGTCACTATTGAAACtttgaaatctattttaaaaataaaataaattagaataaagCAGAGGACAAGTGGACAAGAGTTTACGTTTGAGTAGATGTGCTTGTAAATGCTAAGTTCttatatttaatatgtatttttttaattgtcaaattttaaatttaaatcatgaatataaaattgtttatattaaagaattttatatttctaatatGAGAGTATATTATGATAATAAAAGTGATGGTGGCGTATAAgccttttataaaatataactacactttaaactctttttttaaaaaaaatattaattttaacgAAGCTAGATAATTTTTGTTCAAAAACaatgtatttatattaagaaaGAATGAGACATAAGGTCGGTTCACTTCCCTTAGACCGTTGAGGGTGGCTTTGAGTCAGACCTttgtcttcttttctttttattttcagctttataatttttattttatttttgaattttcaaatttgaattatttcttttagttctcttttttttatttgggtcAAAATGGATGATAGTTTATAAATAAGTTGCAACTCtgactatataatataatgcGTTAACAATTTAACTATACTTCAATTTCAAATAAGTTGGTAGAGAAAATATTTGAGTTAATGgtcaaa contains these protein-coding regions:
- the LOC101257647 gene encoding putative F-box protein At3g25750, which encodes MAGGWADLPIDLLVEIANRIDVLKDFIVFTCVCTSWKIAAPKDKFDVFSPQVPLLMLADKDNDYREYYSLSKKKVSSIFLPEARGRECCPSEGWLCTMEDSTGDMNLLHALSRIEIQLPSRDDLMASNGLGDDQVLWDWTVKAVLSANPSITSDYILVVMYHANINRLAFWRPGDLNWTNINISVDRMGDIMDMNYYKGKFYYVTVGGEFWVFEVPGPTTPKLKPTVESQLLYWCEDDIFRHHSVQYYLVELSGALSFVIRYACQFEDHRYKTYKFEVFEVDLVKGELKMEPIKTLGNLAVFLGSNASCSIESSKFIGIKPNYIYFTDDWHEKFRCLDGAGRDMGAYNFEDGKIESIYSDLSLSHICPPAWIMPFRIM